DNA from Arthrobacter sp. FW305-BF8:
TCCTTCGCCGCGACGCTCCCCCGCATGGTCCGTGAGGCGCGACGCCGGAACTCCGACGTGCGCCTGCCGTCCACCGGGCGGATGGTTGATTCCCTCGTGCCCACCATTCTGGAGCAAAAGGTCACCGTCATTGAGGCGCGGCGGGGTTTCCGTTACCTCATGTACCGCCACGGAACGCCCGCCCCCGGCGCCGGTACCATCGCACCTCCCGGGCTGCTGGTCCGGCCCACCGCAGAGGCCTGGCTCCGCATACCTTCGTGGGAATGGCACAAGGCAGGTGTCGGGCCGCAGCGCTCGGCGACCGTCATGCGCGCCTTGCGCTCCGCCGTCGCACTTGAACGTCTGGCTGCCCTGCCGGCGGCAGAGGCCGCCGCCAAGATGCAGACCATCCCGGGAATCGGGGTGTGGACGGCGGCCGAGGTGGTGCAGCGGACGCACGGCTGCCCCGACTCAATCGCGGTGGGCGACTACCATCTGGCCGCCTATGTGGGCGCGGCGCTGACCGGGCGGCGCACTGACGACGCCGGCATGCTGGCCCTGCTGGCACCGTGGACGGGGCACCGGCAGCGGGTGGTCCGGATGCTCGGCCTGAGCGGCTTCCGGAAGCCCACGTTCGGCCCGCGGATGACCATCCAGGACCACCGCGCCCACTGATGCTCCCCCGCTAACTGCAACGCGGGGTCACTTAGCGCCCAATAAACCACCTCCACCGGGCGATACCTGACCCCGCGTTGCTTCAGGCGGCGCGGCGCTTTGCCCTTTTGATCCGGCCGATGACGCCTTGGAACCCCTCCTCCAGGTCGTCGGCGTTCACCTTGAAAGAGGACCAGCCGGCGCGAATGAATGCTTCGTCCCGCCGGTTGTCGCGTGACTGCTGTTCACGCGACAGGTGATGGGCACCGTCGTACTGGAGGGCGATGCGAAAACGCCTGTACCCGATGTCAGCTGTGGGCGACCAGGGGTCGTGCGGGTCGAGGCGCAGTTGCAGTTCCGGCTCCGGCAGGTGGGCATCCAGCATCGCGATCCGGAGGAAAGTCTCCGGATAGGAGTCGGCGCCCACCCGCATTTCATCCAGGGCTAGCCGTGCCTTCTCAACACCCTTCATGTTGGGGTGCTGCCTTATGAGCAGGCGCAGTCCCTCCTTGTAGGCATAAGGCGTGGTGCGGCCCTCGAACTCAGGCCTGGGAATCCTGATGAGCTGGTCGCCCATCGCGACGACGTAGCGGAGCGGCAACACGGCTGCCAGGTCCAGCCAGGTCCGGGGCGGCAGCGAGATGGGGATGCCGCCGCATTCCCCGATCTCCCCGGGAATGACACGGACGCGGTGGCCAATGGCTCCGCCGCGGCGGACCCTCGGCAGCTCATGGGGTTTGCTGAGGTGGATGGCGTCCTCATCCATCCACGGCGGGTGGCCCAAATGCGTGAGCTCGGCCGCGGTCTGGTGGGATACCCACGCTCCCGGCGTTGCCGCCGCCATGACCCTGGCACATTCCCGCAGGTCGGGGGCGCGTCCCTGCGGCAGATAGATCAGGCGGCCGCCGTCGGCCAAGTCTTTGGCACGGAGCCGCTTCGCAGGGACGCCCAGCGCCCTCGACGCGTACACCGTAAACGGCGAACAGTGCAGGATATCGGGGAGCGGCGTTGTCCGGGCCATGGAAATATTCTGGCTGCCCGCCGGAGGCCTTACGGAGTTATCCACAGCCCAAAGCCTTAACGGGCAACGCGGGGTCACTTAGCGCCCAATAGACACCGGCGGATTCCAGCGGTCGTTGCAACACGCGTCCTAAGCTGCTGATTCTTCCAGAATTTGCTCGAGGGCTTGTGCGGGGGTTTTCCAGCCGAGTGTTTTGCGTAGGCGGCCGTTGAGCCCGGCGGCGGCGTAGTCGAGGTCCTCACGCGTGACGGTGGTCAGGTCCATCCCTTTGGGGAAGTACTGGCGCAAGAGCCCGTTGGTGTTCTCGTTCGTGCCGCGCTGCCAGGGCGAGTGAGGGTCGCAAAAGTACACATCCGCTCCGGTGGCGACCTTGACGCGGTCATGGATTCCGACCATCTCCGCGCCCTGGTCCCAGGTCAGGGACCGGCGCAAGTGGGCGGGCAGCATGGGCAGGGTTTCCTGGATGGCGGCCAGAACCTGCTCGCCGGTGTGGCCGTTGGGCAGGTGCAGGAGCATCACGAAGCGGCTGCTGCGTTCCACTAGCGTTCCGATCGCCCCGGTGCCGGGGGTGCCGATGACCAGGTCGCCCTCCCAGTGTCCGGGAACGGCCCGATCATCGGCCTCCGCCGGGCGCTCACTGATCAGCAGCTCCTTCGGGACCCGTGGCTTCCGCATCCCGGCCCGCCGGTTTGGTTGGCGCACCGCACGCCCGGTCCGCAGGGCCGCGGAGAGCTCGGCTCTCAGCCCTCCGCGGCCCTGGATGTAAATGCACTGATAGATCGTCTCCGGGCTGATGCGCATGCTCTCATCATCAGGGAAATCGATCCGCAGCCGGACACTGATCTGCTCCGGAGACAACCGCTCACGGGCCGTCAGCATCCCGGCAACGTAGAGCGCCAGGGCCTCGTTGGATGCCAGCTTCCGGGCCTTGGGCCGCCGTGCCAGCTTCTGGGCCCGGTTCTGGGCCGCGGACGCCAGGTAGGGGCGGTGGCCCCCGTTGCGGACGTTCCGGGCCAGCTCCCGGCTAATGGTGGACGGGCTCCGGCCCAGACGACGGCCGATCTCGCGCGCACTGCACCCTTCCGCGCGCCACACAGCGATCAACTCACGCTCATCAAAGGACAGGTACCGCCCACACGGGGGCGCAATCGAAGGATCCACCCCACCATGCTGACGGACGATCCCTCGCGCCGCCGTAGCGGAAAGCCCGGCAACCTCCGCGGCCACCTCATCGGACAACCCGGAAGACCTCGCCTCCCAGAACACCCGCACAACCTCACGCAACACCTCAGGCCGACCAAAACGTCCCACAACACCACCAATCACTCAGGTGTTGCAACGACACCTAGAACCTGCCACCCTCTATTGGGCGCTAAGTGACCCCGCGTTGGTTGAGTTGGCTCAGAGGCCCAGCCGGGCGACGGCTTCCTCGCGCATCTCCACCTTGCGGACCTTCCCGGACACCGTCATGGGGAAGCTCTCGCGCACATCGACGTAGCGGGGCACCTTGTAGTGCGCCAGCTTGCCGCGGCAGAACTCAGCGACCGCGGCCGCATCCAGCGGTTCGGCGCCGGGTTTGAGGATGATGCAGGCCATGAGCTCCTCGCCGTACCTGACGTCGGGCACCCCGATCACCTGCACGTCCTGGATGGACGGATGCGTATAGAGGTACTCCTCGATCTCCCGCGGGTAGATGTTTTCGCCGCCGCGGATCACCATGTCCTTCATCCGGCCTTCGATCACCACGTACCCGCCGTCGTCCATGCGGGCCAGGTCGCCGGTGTGCATCCAGCCGTCGGCGTCGATGGCCTCCGCTGTCTTGTCGGGCTGGTTCCAGTACCCCTGCATGACGGCGTAGCCCCGGGTGCACAGCTCACCGATTTCGCCGCGCTCCAGAACTTCCCCAGCCGGGTCAACGATCTTGCTTTCCAGCCGGGGCATGGTCCGCCCTACAGTTTCCGTCCGCTGCTGCAGTGTGTCGCCGGTGCGGGTCATGGTGGACACCGGCGACGTCTCGGTCATGCCGTAGCAGATGGCCACGTCCAACATGTTCATCTCGGAAATCACGCGGTTCATCACCTCGATGGGGCACAGCGAACCGGCCATCACCCCGGTGCGGAGGGTGGAGAGGTCGTACGAGGCGAAGTCGGGCAGCGCGAGTTCGGCGATGAACATGGTGGGAACCCCGTACAGGGAAGTACCGCCGAAATCCTGCACGGCCTCCAGCGCGGCGGCCGGGGTGAACCCGCGTCCCGGAATGATGGTGGCGGCGCCGTGGCTCAGCGCGTTCAGGTTGCCGATCACCATCCCGAAGCAGTGGTAGAACGGCACCGGAATCACCACGCGGTCGTGCTCGGTGTACTTGAGCAGTTCGCCGATGGAATACCCGTTGTTGAGGATGTTGTGGTGGGTCAGCGTGGCGCCCTTGGGGAAGCCCGTGGTTCCGGAGGTGTACTGCAGGTTGATCGGGTCGTGCGGATCCAGGTCCGCCATGCGGGCTCTCAGCTCTGACTGCCCGACGGCGTCCGCCCGCTTGAGCAGCTCGGCGTACGTGAGCTCCTGCTCACCCAGGGGGACGCCGGCGTCGAGCCCTTCCAATTCAAAGTCCGGCAGGAACACGAGCTCTTGGAGGTCCGGGCATCCGGCGAGCGCCTGGCGCGCCATCCCCACGTAGTCGCTGTTCCGGTCCGACGGCGCCGTGACCAGCATCCGCATGCCGTTCTGCTTTACCACGAACTCCAGTTCGTGGCTGCGGTAGGAAGGATTCACGTTGACCAGGACCGCCCCGATCTTCGCGGTCGCGTACTGCAGGATGGTCCATTCCGCGCAGTTCGGGCTCCAGATGCCGATTCGCTCCCCCTTCGCGACGCCAAGGGCGAGGAGCGCGCGGGCCAGCCGGTCGACGTCGTCATTCAGTTTGGTGTAGCTCCAGCGGCGGGCGTCCGCGCCCGGCACTGCGGCAGCCTCGATCAGCGCGTCGCGCAGGGGGAACTGCGCCACCACGCGCTCAAAGTTCTCGCCGATGGTTTCCTCGAGCAGGGGGACGTCCGCGTCCCCGGCGGTGTAAGCGCGCATGATGGCACGCTATCAAGCCGGTATTGTGAAATCCATGAGTGCACCCATCGACCTGCAGGCCACGTTTATCCCCAACGACGGCGAGTTCTTCCGCGTGAAGCTCGCCCTGGAAATCGCCATTGACGAGGTAGTCAACGAACCTGGCTGCATCCGCTACGAGCTCACCGAGGCGACGGAGGAGAAGCTGGTCCTGACCGAGCGGTGGGAATCGGAAGAGGCCCTCGACGCGCACTCCAAGGGCATTGCCCTGCAGGACCTGAACGAATCCCTCAGCGCCCTCCTGGCCGAACCTGCCCAGGTGGAACGACTCTAGTCCTTCTTTAGAACAGCAGCCCTCCGCAACATAGCGACGCGGGGTCACTCTGCGCCCAATGAACCGAGTCTATTGGGCGCAGAGTGACCCCGCGTTGCTGTTGCTTTTTAAGCGAGGGTTTAGAAGTCGGGGATCTGCGAGCCGTCCTGAGGCCCGGCGCTCTTGCCGGCGCTCTTGCCGGCGCTGTTGCCCGCGGCCGCAGCCGCCTCGGCCTGGGAGCGGGCCACATGGGCGTGGACTTCCTCCATGTCGAGCGCCTTGACCGCGTCAATGACCTGCTCGAGCTGCGGGGCACCCAGCGCACCCGGCTGTGAGAAGACCAGCACCTTCTCGCGGAATGCCATCAGCGTGGGGATCGAGGAAATGCCCGCCTCCGCTGCCAGCTGCTGCTCGGCCTCAGTGTCCACTTTCGCGAAAACGACGTCCGGGTGCTTTTCCGAAACCGCGGAGTACGTGGGGGCGAACTGGCGGCACGGGCCACACCATTCAGCCCAGAAGTCCACCAGGACAATGTCGTTGCCCTCGATGGTCGATGCGAACTGTTCACCTGTGATGTCAACGGTAGCCATGGTTCAACCGTACGCGAGCCGTGTCCGTAAGTCCCGCGGCCCGGCAGCTTGTTCGCTCCCCGCGTCACCGGGAATATTCTGCGCCCGCTGTGTGCCCCCCCCCGGCAGGCGTGGGCTGCCGGGCGTACGGGCAACGACGGATACTGCGGAAAAACCTGCGGGAAACAAGTGCCCGCTCCCGGAAAAACAGGTATTCCCTACTCGTGCAGTGCCTGTGTGGTGGTTCCATACTCGAATCAGGCTGGGGCCGGCACGTTAGCGAGCAGCGTGCACCACTCATGAATAGCGGTCATGCGCCCCATATGCCGTGCTTCCGCCCCCGTGGGCCCCAGCGCCTCCTGTGTCTGCGCGTCACCGTCCGCCGCGCACCCGGACACCCGCCTGCGCACGAAGCAAAAGGTCCGCCATGAACCAGCAGGAGACGCCAGATCCCCAGAGCACCCCTGGCCACGAGAACGATCCGCAGCGCCTGCCGTCGGGACCCACGAGCTTCGTCAGGCCCGCCCCGGGGCGGCATGGACCACTGGCCCGCAGGCCCGGCGCGCGGGTGCTGCTCATCTCGGCAGCGGTGGCCGCTGCCCTGCTGGCGGCGTCGGCGGGCGTCAACGCGCTGGTGGCGTCCGACGCCGGTAGCCCGGCTGCCGCCGTCGGCCAACCGGCCGCCGTCGAACAGTCGCCCGCCTCCGCTCAGTCGGCAGCAGAAGCCGCGGCACCTGCCGCTAACACGCCGACCGCCGCTGCGCCTGCTGTGGCGCCAGCCGTCAAGGCGCCCGCCGTGGCACCGGTTGCCAAGGCACCGGCGAAAGTACCCGTCAAGGCGGCGGTCAAGGCACCAGTGGCTGCCAAGGCGCCGGCACCGAAACCGGCAACGGCACCAAGAACGGCAACGGTCCGCAAGGTTGCGCCGGCCCCTGCGCCCAAGCCCACCACGTACCGGGTGGTTGCCGGTGACACTGTCAGTTCCATTGCGGCACGCTTCGGTGTCAGCGCCGGGGGTGTGCTGGCAGCCAACGGCCTCGCACCCAGCTCCGTGATTTTTCCTGGCCAGACGCTCAAGCTCACCGGACCCGCGGTGGCCGTACCGGCGCCGGTCCCGGCACCTGCCCCGGCGGCACCTGCGCCCGCACCTGCCCCAGCGCCCGCACCTGCCCCGGCACCGGCTCCGGCGGTGCGGACCATCTATGTGGCTGGGGCCGGCGGCCAGGCGATGGTGGATAGCTGCATCGGTCCCATCCATTTCACGCCCACTGACGGATACTCGCTCTTCATCACCGAGCACGACTTCTGCGGCGGCTGGGCGCGGTTCTCCGGAATCAGCGTCGGTGAACGCGTCGACATCCCGGGCTACGGCTCCTACACGGTCTCGGCCCGGAGCCAGGTACCCAACCCCGGCACCACCAACGACGTCGCTGCGGTGTTCGGCGGGTTCCCACGGGCAGTCCTCCAGACGTGCATTCCGGGCACCACCCAGATGCTCGTCATCGCCCTAAACTGATTGGTGACCGGAACGCGGCCCTGGTTATTCGTGGCCCGGTACCCGGGCGCTCCCCAGCCCCGATCCGAGAACCGGAAAGCAAAAGACCTCCGGAACCAATAGGTTCCGGAGGTCTTTTCCAAGGTGGCAGATGAGGTGTGTAGTTTCACGACATAGTTCTCACATGAGTCGGGACATTGTTCCCAGCTGACGCTTCGCCGGTGAGTCGGGACATAGTTCATACCCGGTACAGGCTGAGCATGATTCATGTCGAAGCAAAAAGTCATCGTCCTCGCCGTCCGGAACCAAGGGCTGAGCGTCGCTGACGCAGCCCGCCGATATGGTGTCAGCCGCCGCTGGGTGCACGAGCTCCTGCGGCGTGAAGCAACAGGAGGCATCGCGGCCGTCGAACCCCGATCAAAACGGCCTCTCAGCAATCCCCGCCGCACTGACGACGTAGTCACAGCACGTATCCTGGCCCTGCGCCAGGAACTGCAGACAGCCGGACTCGACGCCGGTCCAGTCACGATCGCCTGGCACCTCGAACGCGAAAACCTCCCCGCGCCCTCAACGTCCACGATCCGCCGGATCCTCCACGCGGCCCACCTGATCACTCCCGAGCCAAAGAAACGCCCGAGGACCTCCCTGCACCGTTTCGAAGCGCACCAGCCCAACGAGACCTGGCAGTCCGACTTCACCCACTGGCCCCTGGCCGACGGGACCGACACAGAGATCTTGAACTTCCTCGATGACCATTCCCGCTACCTGCTCGCATGCACCGCCTACCGGCCCGTCACCGTCATCGCCGTGGTGACCACGTTCCTCACAGCTGCCGCCGAATACGGCCTTCCGGCCTCGACCCTGACAGACAACGGCATGGTCTACACGACCCGGCTCGCCGGCGGCAAAGGAGGCCGGAACGCTTTTGAACACCAACTCCACACGCTGGGCATCACGCAGAAGAACGGCTCCCCAAGCCACCCGCAGACCCAGGGCAAAATCGAACGGTTCCACCAGACGCTGAAGAAATGGCTTGACGGACAGCCGCGCGCCCACACCCTCGAGGACCTCAACGAACAGCTCGGCAAATTCCGGCACATCTACAACCATGAACGCCCGCACCGCGCCCTGGACCGACGCACGCCGGCCACCGCCTACACCGCCACCCCCAAAGCAGAACCCGTAGGAGCGAGGCAAGGGGACCACTGGCGCCAGCGCATCGACCGCGTGGACCGGTTCGGGAAACTAACCCTCCGCCACGCAGGACGCCTGCACCACATCGGCATCGGCCGCGCCCACGCCGGGAAACACATCCTGATGCTCATCCACGACACCGACGTCATCATCAGCGACACCGCCACCGCCACCGGAGAGATCATCCGGGAACTCACCATCGACCCCGACCGGGATTACCAATCCAGACAAAGAAAAACACCCCGGTCCTAAGACCGGGGTGTTACCGATGACTCGACTCATCCGTGAAGGATGTCCCGACTCACCACAAAGGTGGCAGATGAGGGATTCGAACCCCCGTAGGCGTTGCCAGCTGATTTACAGTCAGCCCCCTTTGGCCGCTCGGGTAATCTGCCGAACTTCAAAAGAAGATCACCACGGTTTTGTTTCCATCACCGCGGCAAGACAACCTTACAGAACTTCTGCCGAAGAATGAAATCGGGGACCTACAGGCCAAAAAGCCGGAGAAAATCAGGCTTCGCCGAGAATCCGGCCGGCGAGCTTTGCCTCGAACCGCAGCGCCTGCTCCTCGGTGATCTGGTTGAGCTGCACCGCCCGCTGAAGATCCGCCTGCACTCCCTCCAGCCGGGTTGAGGCGTCGGCGACGGGGCTGAGGATAATGGATGCGGCCACGGCAGCGGCGGCCACGGACGAGGCCGCGGTGGCGATGGTTCCGGCGGCTGCGGCCGTGGACCGGGTGACGTAGCGGACGGCCTTATGGGACATTGCTTTCCTTCCGAGCGGCTTCCAACTGCTACAACTCTGGGCGCCGAAACTTCGTTCCCGCCATGACTTGGCTATGAGTGAACTGTGAATGCCCCCACCTTCACTTCCCCGCCATCCGTACTACGCTGGAAGCCAGCTATCAGCACCCTGCCCGGAGCCTCACAGCCCGGGCGACGCAGGCACCAGCAAAGGAGAGTCATGGCAGGCGAGTCCACATTCGACGTCGTAAGCAAGGTAGACAAGCAGGAGGTGGCCAACGCGCTGAACCAGGCGCAGAAGGAACTCGCCCAGCGGTACGACTTCAAGGGCGTCGGCGCCGAGGTCGATTTCAGCGGCGAGAAGATCCTGATGAAGGCGAACTCCGAGGAGCGCGTCCTGGCCGTGCTGGACGTGCTGCAGTCCAAGCTCATCCGCCGCGGCATCTCGCTTAAGTCGCTGGACACCGGCGAACCGTACGCGTCCGGCAAGGAATACCGGCTGGAGTCCTCCATCAAGGAAGGCATCGCGCAGGACCTCGCCAAGAAGATCAACAAGCTCATCCGCGACGAGGCCCCGAAGTCCGTCAAGTCCCAGATCCAGGGCGACGAGCTCCGCGTCACCTCCAAGTCCCGCGACGACCTCCAGGCCACCATGGCCCTCCTGAAGGACTTCGATGAGGCCGACCTTCAGTTCGTGAACTTCCGGAGCTAGACCCCCAGCGGTTTTACGACACGCAAATGGACTGGCGACACGGGAATGCAGGTGTCGCCAGTCCATTTGCGCATCCCGAGCCGAAAGACAGGAAAGCCGTGAATTACTCCGTGACGCCCGAGCCGTGGGACGCCGAGGACGGGGTCAGGCTCCGCAGCATGCAGCGGGCCGAACTCGATGCCCGCTACGGCAGCGACGACCACGAGCCGGGATCCGCGCCCAGTGCCGAGGACATCACCGTGTTCCTGGTGGCCCGGAGCCGCGAAGGAACGGCCGTTGCCTGTGGCGCCCTGCGCCGGCTGGACGCCCGGTCCGCGGAAATCAAGAGGATGTTCGTGCTGCCCGGCTACCGCGGAAGTGGCGCAGCCACGGCGGTCCTGCGAAGCCTGGAGGCCGAGGCCGCCCGCCTGGGCCTCACCGAGCTCAAGCTGGAGACCGGCACAGCCCAGCCCGATGCCATCCGTTTCTATGAGCGTGAGGGCTACCGCCTGATCGACAACTTCGGGCCGTACGCGGGCGAGCCGCTGTCCGTCTGTTACGCCCGCCCGCTCTGAAGCAACGGGAAGTACGACGGCGGCGCTCAGCTGAGCGGCCGGCCCGCCATCCGCTCCAGGCGGCTGATGCGGTCCTGCA
Protein-coding regions in this window:
- a CDS encoding IS481 family transposase — translated: MSKQKVIVLAVRNQGLSVADAARRYGVSRRWVHELLRREATGGIAAVEPRSKRPLSNPRRTDDVVTARILALRQELQTAGLDAGPVTIAWHLERENLPAPSTSTIRRILHAAHLITPEPKKRPRTSLHRFEAHQPNETWQSDFTHWPLADGTDTEILNFLDDHSRYLLACTAYRPVTVIAVVTTFLTAAAEYGLPASTLTDNGMVYTTRLAGGKGGRNAFEHQLHTLGITQKNGSPSHPQTQGKIERFHQTLKKWLDGQPRAHTLEDLNEQLGKFRHIYNHERPHRALDRRTPATAYTATPKAEPVGARQGDHWRQRIDRVDRFGKLTLRHAGRLHHIGIGRAHAGKHILMLIHDTDVIISDTATATGEIIRELTIDPDRDYQSRQRKTPRS
- a CDS encoding GNAT family N-acetyltransferase; this encodes MNYSVTPEPWDAEDGVRLRSMQRAELDARYGSDDHEPGSAPSAEDITVFLVARSREGTAVACGALRRLDARSAEIKRMFVLPGYRGSGAATAVLRSLEAEAARLGLTELKLETGTAQPDAIRFYEREGYRLIDNFGPYAGEPLSVCYARPL
- a CDS encoding IS30 family transposase, translating into MIGGVVGRFGRPEVLREVVRVFWEARSSGLSDEVAAEVAGLSATAARGIVRQHGGVDPSIAPPCGRYLSFDERELIAVWRAEGCSAREIGRRLGRSPSTISRELARNVRNGGHRPYLASAAQNRAQKLARRPKARKLASNEALALYVAGMLTARERLSPEQISVRLRIDFPDDESMRISPETIYQCIYIQGRGGLRAELSAALRTGRAVRQPNRRAGMRKPRVPKELLISERPAEADDRAVPGHWEGDLVIGTPGTGAIGTLVERSSRFVMLLHLPNGHTGEQVLAAIQETLPMLPAHLRRSLTWDQGAEMVGIHDRVKVATGADVYFCDPHSPWQRGTNENTNGLLRQYFPKGMDLTTVTREDLDYAAAGLNGRLRKTLGWKTPAQALEQILEESAA
- a CDS encoding DNA-3-methyladenine glycosylase family protein, translated to MTIADAPARLAAAADASLRWHPGGPYDLRRTLGILLRGNGDPSFSSRPNGLWMTFTTPDGPVTLRLTAAGEGLECCVDAQAWGPGSGAALAGLPRLLGAGDDWSEFDEPSFAATLPRMVREARRRNSDVRLPSTGRMVDSLVPTILEQKVTVIEARRGFRYLMYRHGTPAPGAGTIAPPGLLVRPTAEAWLRIPSWEWHKAGVGPQRSATVMRALRSAVALERLAALPAAEAAAKMQTIPGIGVWTAAEVVQRTHGCPDSIAVGDYHLAAYVGAALTGRRTDDAGMLALLAPWTGHRQRVVRMLGLSGFRKPTFGPRMTIQDHRAH
- a CDS encoding LysM peptidoglycan-binding domain-containing protein, giving the protein MNQQETPDPQSTPGHENDPQRLPSGPTSFVRPAPGRHGPLARRPGARVLLISAAVAAALLAASAGVNALVASDAGSPAAAVGQPAAVEQSPASAQSAAEAAAPAANTPTAAAPAVAPAVKAPAVAPVAKAPAKVPVKAAVKAPVAAKAPAPKPATAPRTATVRKVAPAPAPKPTTYRVVAGDTVSSIAARFGVSAGGVLAANGLAPSSVIFPGQTLKLTGPAVAVPAPVPAPAPAAPAPAPAPAPAPAPAPAPAVRTIYVAGAGGQAMVDSCIGPIHFTPTDGYSLFITEHDFCGGWARFSGISVGERVDIPGYGSYTVSARSQVPNPGTTNDVAAVFGGFPRAVLQTCIPGTTQMLVIALN
- a CDS encoding putative quinol monooxygenase codes for the protein MSAPIDLQATFIPNDGEFFRVKLALEIAIDEVVNEPGCIRYELTEATEEKLVLTERWESEEALDAHSKGIALQDLNESLSALLAEPAQVERL
- a CDS encoding thioredoxin family protein, with the translated sequence MATVDITGEQFASTIEGNDIVLVDFWAEWCGPCRQFAPTYSAVSEKHPDVVFAKVDTEAEQQLAAEAGISSIPTLMAFREKVLVFSQPGALGAPQLEQVIDAVKALDMEEVHAHVARSQAEAAAAAGNSAGKSAGKSAGPQDGSQIPDF
- a CDS encoding YajQ family cyclic di-GMP-binding protein produces the protein MAGESTFDVVSKVDKQEVANALNQAQKELAQRYDFKGVGAEVDFSGEKILMKANSEERVLAVLDVLQSKLIRRGISLKSLDTGEPYASGKEYRLESSIKEGIAQDLAKKINKLIRDEAPKSVKSQIQGDELRVTSKSRDDLQATMALLKDFDEADLQFVNFRS
- a CDS encoding AMP-binding protein — protein: MRAYTAGDADVPLLEETIGENFERVVAQFPLRDALIEAAAVPGADARRWSYTKLNDDVDRLARALLALGVAKGERIGIWSPNCAEWTILQYATAKIGAVLVNVNPSYRSHELEFVVKQNGMRMLVTAPSDRNSDYVGMARQALAGCPDLQELVFLPDFELEGLDAGVPLGEQELTYAELLKRADAVGQSELRARMADLDPHDPINLQYTSGTTGFPKGATLTHHNILNNGYSIGELLKYTEHDRVVIPVPFYHCFGMVIGNLNALSHGAATIIPGRGFTPAAALEAVQDFGGTSLYGVPTMFIAELALPDFASYDLSTLRTGVMAGSLCPIEVMNRVISEMNMLDVAICYGMTETSPVSTMTRTGDTLQQRTETVGRTMPRLESKIVDPAGEVLERGEIGELCTRGYAVMQGYWNQPDKTAEAIDADGWMHTGDLARMDDGGYVVIEGRMKDMVIRGGENIYPREIEEYLYTHPSIQDVQVIGVPDVRYGEELMACIILKPGAEPLDAAAVAEFCRGKLAHYKVPRYVDVRESFPMTVSGKVRKVEMREEAVARLGL